One window of the Acidobacteriota bacterium genome contains the following:
- a CDS encoding GNAT family N-acetyltransferase, with protein sequence MPQVRLNRFTFERLAADILAGGGLFQFEAHGHSMAPAVRDGDVLTLEPVRGADAHVGDIVLYRNDHDQPVVHRVAVRADRSGSVVLTIRGDAAPGAREAVPAERVLGRVVRIQRGGRAIGLHRPLLGGMARRGIRTAYLDYAWWGRAARAVARSAVGRVQRLRFYRRLAGSILGGSIRCRLATMADVGDLARIYGHSIFTQDDHPSAQDDHPFAENDRSTESSGPDTAGRRLVLVAQAGRRMAGAAMLIRPADQATYPDWWIFSMFVRPVFRGAGIGKDLVRLALDQAGAHGGERVHLLVFEENRPAVELYRKMGFRPSALPVLSRQLDERAAREGRRRVIMTRDCPR encoded by the coding sequence ATGCCGCAGGTGAGACTGAACCGCTTCACATTTGAGCGGCTGGCGGCCGACATTCTGGCCGGCGGCGGGTTATTCCAATTCGAAGCCCACGGCCACAGCATGGCGCCGGCGGTCCGGGACGGGGACGTCCTGACCCTGGAGCCGGTGCGGGGGGCGGACGCGCACGTGGGTGACATCGTATTGTACAGGAACGACCACGATCAGCCGGTAGTCCACCGCGTGGCGGTGCGCGCCGATCGCTCCGGCTCCGTCGTTCTGACCATCCGCGGCGACGCGGCGCCCGGCGCGAGAGAAGCGGTGCCGGCGGAGCGGGTGCTGGGCCGGGTGGTTCGGATTCAGCGGGGCGGTCGGGCGATCGGCCTTCACCGGCCGCTGCTGGGGGGGATGGCCCGCCGGGGGATCCGCACGGCGTATCTTGATTATGCCTGGTGGGGGCGCGCGGCGCGGGCCGTTGCCCGATCCGCTGTGGGCCGTGTGCAGCGGCTGCGCTTCTACCGACGCCTGGCCGGAAGCATCCTGGGCGGGAGCATCCGCTGCCGTCTGGCGACCATGGCGGATGTCGGCGATCTGGCCAGAATCTATGGCCACTCCATCTTCACTCAGGATGATCACCCGTCCGCCCAGGATGATCACCCATTCGCTGAGAATGATCGCTCGACCGAGTCGTCCGGCCCCGACACGGCGGGGCGCCGGCTGGTGCTTGTCGCCCAGGCGGGCCGGCGCATGGCCGGAGCGGCCATGCTGATCCGGCCCGCCGACCAGGCCACCTACCCCGACTGGTGGATCTTCAGCATGTTCGTCCGGCCCGTCTTCCGCGGCGCGGGGATCGGCAAGGACCTGGTCCGTCTGGCTCTCGATCAGGCCGGGGCGCATGGCGGCGAACGGGTGCACCTGCTGGTGTTCGAGGAAAACCGGCCGGCCGTCGAGCTGTACCGCAAGATGGGCTTCCGGCCGTCCGCCCTGCCGGTGTTGAGCCGGCAACTGGATGAGAGAGCGGCGCGCGAGGGCCGCCGCCGCGTTATCATGACCCGCGACTGCCCGCGGTGA
- a CDS encoding protein kinase, whose product MVDTNSGRHGDSGRAAAIGFVCRRLIRSAGLALGVAAAAGLAAGQSDGQAPARLRFQRLSIEQGLSQSSVQSIAQDPLGFMWFATEDGLNRYDGYAFTVYKPRPLDAAWLSDTYINVVAVDGAGVLWVGTYGGGLNRFDRRAGRFTVFRHDPADPASLSDDNVTAILADRHGTLWVGTARGLNRFDAATGRWRRYRTQPDRPHSLPHDRVTALADDLDGSLWVGTAGGGVSRLDPSTGRFQQVFPRPGETVDAGAAQVLALCLDHAGALWLGTDGGGLGRLDTATGRVIRYRHRPDDPASLGSDTVRAILRDADGDLWLGTADGLDLMDAARGAFRHFRHDPADSQSLANNEVLAVHQDRSGLLWAGTLGGGVNKFRKREKFTAYTRSPNDPGSLAAAVIFAFAEDADGALWVGTYGGGLDRLDRRTGRITHHRPDPDRADALPDGRIRCLARGPDGRLWIGTAEGGLSCLDPTSGRFHTWRHQPGDPASLGENIVRCLGFDPQGYLWVGTVSAGVHRFDPATGRFTRHAHNPADPDSIAAGTVRDIFCDRAGTMWLGTDNGLCRFDAARGAFVRFTSDPDRPDSLSHPRVFCIHEDRQGILWLGTGGGGLNRFDPATGRSRHYTERDGLPNNLVYGILEDDRGALWLSTNRGLSRFDPAVGSFRNYDASDGLPSNEFNAGAYYRTAAGEMCFGTIDGFAVFHPGAVRDNPFVPPVVVTAFRKFDQLVAADLAATGAALELSHRDNFFAFEFAALDFHSPDKNRYAYKLDGFDREWVRCGARRYASYTNLPGGDYTFRVRGSNNDGVWNERGVAVAVRIQPPLWQRWWFQALLGALFFVLSVVIYRVGRKLVTYFHYWRRSHFVGHYRILETLGRGGLGTVYRARDLVDDRVVALKVLHENAMDETGRRRFIQEGLICERIDHPNIVKVYDRGEHAGQCYYAMEFCRGVTLRALMTDGRLTVGDALAVFLALAGIVRDLHAAGIIHRDIKPENIMLLDSLPGTGRSGRTLRLQDLARSIKILDFGVAKILDAQSMTQTGTFEGTLYYLPPEYLSGKVKAGCGMDYYALGVVLYEMLTGAKPYRGEGSVELIYAILYGETRPPREVRATVPEAVSAFVMEVIHKDPSRRLADFPAIQPRVESLLQLLAARPADNE is encoded by the coding sequence ATGGTTGACACGAATAGCGGGCGACATGGGGACAGCGGGCGCGCGGCGGCGATCGGCTTCGTCTGCCGCCGGTTGATCCGCTCCGCTGGACTGGCATTGGGCGTTGCTGCGGCCGCCGGTCTGGCCGCCGGGCAGTCCGATGGGCAGGCTCCCGCCCGCCTGCGCTTCCAGCGCCTGTCCATCGAGCAGGGCCTGTCCCAGAGCAGCGTCCAGTCCATCGCCCAGGACCCGCTGGGCTTCATGTGGTTCGCCACCGAAGACGGACTCAACCGCTACGACGGCTACGCCTTCACCGTCTACAAACCCCGGCCGCTGGACGCGGCGTGGCTGTCCGACACCTACATCAACGTCGTGGCCGTGGACGGCGCGGGCGTCCTGTGGGTGGGCACCTACGGCGGCGGGCTGAACCGCTTCGACCGCCGCGCGGGGCGCTTCACGGTGTTCCGGCACGATCCGGCCGACCCGGCGAGCCTGAGCGACGACAACGTCACCGCGATCCTGGCGGACCGGCACGGCACACTGTGGGTGGGCACGGCGCGGGGGCTCAACCGGTTCGACGCCGCCACCGGGCGGTGGCGACGGTACCGGACGCAGCCGGACCGGCCCCACAGCTTGCCTCATGATCGGGTCACGGCGCTGGCCGACGACCTCGACGGCAGCCTCTGGGTGGGCACGGCCGGCGGCGGCGTGAGCCGGCTGGACCCGTCCACCGGGCGGTTCCAGCAAGTTTTCCCCCGGCCGGGCGAGACGGTGGACGCCGGCGCCGCCCAGGTGCTGGCGCTCTGCCTCGACCACGCGGGCGCGCTGTGGCTCGGCACCGACGGCGGCGGCCTGGGCCGGCTGGACACGGCCACCGGCCGGGTCATCCGCTACCGCCACCGGCCGGATGATCCGGCCAGCCTCGGTTCCGACACGGTGCGAGCCATCCTGCGCGATGCCGACGGCGACCTGTGGCTGGGCACCGCCGACGGGCTGGACCTGATGGATGCGGCGCGCGGCGCCTTCCGCCATTTCCGCCACGACCCGGCCGACAGCCAGAGCCTGGCCAACAACGAGGTGCTGGCCGTCCACCAGGACCGTTCCGGCCTGCTGTGGGCGGGCACGCTGGGCGGCGGCGTCAACAAGTTCCGAAAGCGGGAGAAGTTCACCGCCTACACGCGGTCGCCCAACGATCCGGGGTCGCTCGCGGCCGCGGTGATCTTCGCCTTCGCCGAGGACGCCGATGGCGCGCTCTGGGTGGGGACGTACGGCGGCGGCCTGGACCGCTTGGACCGGCGCACGGGGCGCATCACCCACCACCGGCCCGACCCGGACCGCGCCGACGCGCTGCCCGACGGCCGCATCCGCTGCCTGGCGCGAGGTCCCGACGGGCGTCTCTGGATCGGCACCGCCGAAGGCGGCCTGTCCTGCCTGGATCCGACGAGCGGCCGGTTCCACACCTGGCGCCACCAGCCGGGCGATCCGGCGAGCCTCGGGGAAAACATCGTCCGCTGTCTCGGCTTCGACCCGCAGGGGTACCTCTGGGTGGGCACGGTGAGTGCCGGCGTCCACCGCTTCGATCCGGCGACGGGGCGCTTCACGCGCCACGCGCACAACCCGGCCGATCCGGACAGCATCGCCGCCGGAACGGTCCGCGACATCTTCTGCGACCGCGCCGGCACGATGTGGCTGGGCACCGACAACGGCCTGTGCCGGTTCGACGCGGCGCGCGGCGCCTTTGTCCGCTTCACCAGCGACCCGGACCGCCCCGACTCCCTGAGCCACCCGCGGGTGTTCTGCATCCACGAAGACCGGCAGGGCATCCTGTGGCTGGGCACGGGGGGCGGCGGGCTGAACCGGTTTGATCCGGCCACGGGGCGGAGCCGCCACTACACGGAGCGCGACGGCCTGCCCAATAACCTCGTCTACGGCATCCTCGAGGACGACCGCGGCGCCCTGTGGCTGAGCACCAACCGGGGCCTGTCGCGGTTCGATCCCGCCGTCGGCAGCTTCCGGAATTACGACGCGAGCGACGGCCTGCCGAGCAACGAGTTCAACGCCGGCGCTTACTACCGCACCGCCGCCGGCGAGATGTGCTTCGGCACCATCGACGGCTTCGCCGTCTTCCATCCCGGTGCGGTGCGGGACAACCCGTTCGTGCCCCCCGTCGTGGTCACCGCCTTCCGCAAGTTCGACCAGCTCGTGGCCGCGGACCTGGCGGCCACGGGCGCCGCGCTCGAGCTATCGCACCGCGACAACTTCTTCGCCTTCGAGTTCGCCGCGCTGGACTTCCACAGCCCCGACAAGAACCGCTACGCCTACAAGCTCGACGGCTTCGACCGGGAGTGGGTCCGTTGCGGCGCCCGCCGTTACGCCAGCTACACGAACCTGCCCGGCGGCGACTACACGTTTCGGGTGCGCGGCTCCAACAACGACGGCGTCTGGAACGAGCGGGGCGTCGCCGTGGCGGTCCGCATCCAGCCACCGCTCTGGCAGCGGTGGTGGTTCCAGGCGCTGCTTGGGGCGCTCTTCTTCGTGCTGTCGGTGGTCATCTACCGGGTGGGCCGAAAACTGGTGACGTACTTCCACTACTGGCGCCGCAGCCACTTCGTGGGCCACTACCGCATCCTGGAGACGCTGGGCCGCGGCGGCCTGGGCACGGTGTACCGCGCCCGCGACCTCGTGGACGACCGGGTGGTGGCGCTCAAGGTGCTGCACGAAAACGCCATGGACGAGACGGGCCGCCGCCGGTTCATCCAGGAGGGGCTCATCTGCGAGCGCATCGATCACCCGAACATCGTCAAGGTGTACGACCGCGGCGAGCACGCCGGCCAGTGCTACTATGCCATGGAGTTCTGCCGCGGCGTCACCCTGCGCGCCCTGATGACCGACGGCCGGCTCACGGTGGGGGACGCGCTGGCCGTGTTCCTGGCGCTGGCGGGGATCGTCCGGGACCTGCACGCGGCGGGGATCATCCACCGGGACATCAAGCCGGAAAACATCATGCTGCTGGACTCCCTACCGGGCACGGGCCGGAGCGGCCGCACCCTGCGGCTGCAGGACCTGGCTCGGTCCATCAAGATCCTCGATTTCGGGGTGGCCAAGATCCTGGACGCCCAGTCCATGACCCAGACGGGCACGTTCGAGGGGACGCTCTACTACCTGCCGCCTGAGTACCTGAGCGGCAAGGTGAAGGCCGGTTGCGGCATGGACTACTACGCGCTGGGCGTCGTGCTCTACGAGATGCTCACGGGCGCCAAGCCGTACCGCGGCGAGGGGTCGGTGGAGCTGATCTACGCCATCCTCTACGGCGAGACGCGGCCGCCCCGCGAGGTGCGGGCCACGGTGCCCGAGGCGGTGTCGGCGTTCGTCATGGAAGTGATCCACAAGGATCCGTCGCGGCGGCTGGCCGACTTCCCGGCGATCCAGCCCCGCGTCGAGTCGCTGCTGCAGCTCCTGGCTGCTCGCCCCGCCGATAACGAGTGA
- a CDS encoding HlyD family efflux transporter periplasmic adaptor subunit, whose product MKTIRIQESGHRRPGGRRRAARHAAILLALALAVAAGAAPARRTCVVASRDFVKPLTFTGELETSQAITVHAPASRIWGMTISFIVPDGASVRRGDVLVRFDTSSLELDRLDLEKKREEARVQVAQKEADLESRRQDLLLEQAAAVKNVKVAELYARLDSDLLPRADYETYQYNLEKARLALAKVEERLGNLARTSAAELAVVRLQFDQADIELRKIQAEIDAMTITAPVDGLVQVADNWESSRKYQVGDKIFEGSAALQLPDLDTLQVDARVYDTDLLQLALGLPAEIVLDAIPDRTFRGRVAQLSDAASTRNFRSQLRSFRMKIALERPDPAVMKPGMTARIRVPVTRAGALVVPRAAVHIDSRGEAFLRRPGDPPRRVPIEVLDANATEAAVRGDIRAGEEVLPAADAAGASADAAVEWLSVKRDDFAFTVAGSGQVVAEKAVDIGPPALPRVRRFKIIRLAEEGIQVRPGDFLVQFDPSEIFRYLRDETAELDKARQEILRTGSTRESAVKDLELELEEAKTQEVRAQSKLLDVREFESSIKVQEAEYELELAKARTAMLGKKLAAVQENARLELGLLQDKQRFHQERVQSYQAALAALEVTAPIGGVVIHKTDWNNEKKQVGSDVFMMDTIISLPDLSTLVVRGQVAEVDSNKIRIGLPVAVSFDGIPEKVFRGRITQIADSLTAGPPDRPIKSLGFTVKLETVDPQRMRPGMAARLEVEIDHFQNVLAVPLAAIETAGGRSYLWVERNGRPQRREVTVGRNNGLMAIVSRGLQAGERVASRPVESSAAAANGGRAEGRVAH is encoded by the coding sequence TTGAAGACGATTCGCATTCAGGAGTCCGGACACCGCCGCCCGGGCGGCCGGAGACGCGCCGCGCGCCACGCGGCCATTCTGCTGGCGCTGGCGCTGGCGGTTGCGGCCGGGGCCGCACCCGCCCGCCGGACCTGCGTCGTCGCGTCGCGCGACTTCGTCAAGCCCCTCACCTTCACCGGTGAGCTGGAGACAAGCCAGGCCATCACCGTCCATGCCCCGGCCAGCCGGATCTGGGGGATGACCATCTCCTTCATCGTCCCCGACGGCGCGTCCGTCCGCCGGGGCGACGTGCTCGTCCGGTTCGACACGTCGAGCCTGGAGCTGGACCGGCTGGACCTGGAAAAGAAGCGCGAGGAGGCGCGGGTCCAGGTGGCCCAGAAAGAGGCGGACCTGGAAAGCCGCCGCCAGGACCTGCTGCTGGAACAGGCCGCGGCGGTGAAGAACGTCAAGGTGGCCGAGCTCTATGCCCGCCTCGATTCCGACCTGCTGCCCCGGGCTGACTACGAGACCTACCAGTACAACCTCGAGAAGGCCCGGCTGGCACTGGCCAAAGTGGAGGAACGGCTGGGCAACCTGGCCCGGACGTCCGCCGCGGAACTCGCGGTGGTCAGGCTGCAGTTCGACCAGGCGGACATCGAACTGCGCAAGATCCAGGCCGAAATCGACGCTATGACCATCACCGCCCCCGTCGACGGACTGGTGCAGGTGGCGGACAACTGGGAGAGCAGCCGCAAGTACCAAGTGGGCGACAAGATCTTCGAAGGCTCCGCGGCCCTGCAATTGCCCGACCTCGACACGCTCCAGGTGGATGCCCGCGTGTACGACACCGACCTCCTCCAACTGGCCCTCGGCCTGCCCGCTGAGATCGTGCTCGACGCCATCCCGGACCGGACCTTCCGCGGCCGGGTGGCCCAGCTCAGCGACGCGGCCAGCACCCGGAACTTCCGGTCCCAACTGCGGTCGTTCCGGATGAAGATCGCCCTGGAACGGCCCGACCCGGCCGTGATGAAACCGGGCATGACCGCCCGAATCCGGGTGCCCGTGACCCGGGCCGGGGCGCTGGTGGTGCCGCGCGCAGCCGTCCACATCGACAGCCGCGGCGAGGCGTTTCTCCGGCGACCGGGCGATCCGCCGCGCCGTGTCCCCATCGAGGTGCTGGACGCCAACGCCACCGAAGCGGCCGTCCGGGGCGACATCCGCGCCGGAGAGGAGGTGCTGCCGGCGGCCGACGCCGCCGGCGCGTCGGCCGACGCCGCCGTCGAGTGGCTGAGCGTGAAGCGGGATGACTTCGCCTTCACCGTCGCCGGCTCGGGCCAGGTCGTCGCGGAGAAGGCCGTGGACATCGGTCCGCCCGCCCTGCCCCGCGTGCGGCGCTTCAAGATCATCCGGCTGGCTGAGGAGGGCATCCAGGTCCGGCCGGGCGATTTCCTCGTCCAGTTCGATCCGTCGGAGATCTTCCGCTACCTGCGCGACGAGACCGCCGAGCTGGACAAGGCCCGGCAGGAGATCCTGCGCACCGGCTCCACCCGCGAGTCCGCGGTCAAGGACCTGGAGCTGGAACTGGAAGAGGCCAAGACCCAGGAGGTGCGCGCCCAGAGCAAGCTCCTCGACGTGCGCGAATTCGAGTCCTCCATCAAGGTCCAGGAGGCCGAGTACGAGCTGGAACTGGCCAAGGCCCGCACCGCCATGCTGGGCAAGAAGCTGGCGGCGGTGCAGGAGAACGCCCGGCTGGAGCTGGGCCTCCTGCAGGACAAGCAGCGCTTCCACCAGGAGCGCGTCCAGAGTTACCAGGCCGCCCTGGCCGCCCTGGAGGTCACCGCCCCCATCGGCGGCGTGGTCATCCACAAGACCGACTGGAACAATGAGAAAAAGCAGGTGGGCAGCGACGTGTTCATGATGGACACGATCATCTCGCTGCCCGACCTCTCCACCCTGGTGGTCCGCGGGCAGGTCGCCGAAGTGGACTCCAACAAGATCCGCATCGGCCTGCCGGTGGCGGTCTCCTTTGACGGCATCCCGGAGAAGGTGTTCCGCGGTCGGATCACGCAGATCGCCGACTCGTTGACCGCCGGCCCCCCGGATCGGCCCATCAAGTCCCTCGGTTTCACGGTCAAGCTGGAGACGGTCGATCCCCAGCGGATGCGCCCCGGCATGGCCGCCCGCCTCGAGGTGGAGATCGACCACTTCCAGAACGTGCTCGCGGTGCCGCTGGCCGCCATCGAAACCGCCGGCGGCCGTTCCTACCTGTGGGTGGAGCGCAACGGCCGGCCCCAGCGGCGCGAGGTGACGGTGGGCCGGAACAACGGGCTCATGGCCATCGTCTCCCGCGGCCTCCAGGCGGGCGAGCGGGTGGCCAGCCGGCCCGTGGAATCGTCCGCCGCGGCCGCCAACGGCGGCCGCGCGGAGGGGAGGGTCGCCCATTGA
- a CDS encoding HlyD family efflux transporter periplasmic adaptor subunit encodes MTKKLLITAAVLAALAAAGYLFGGPVSRRISAWLHPADDDPVPTLSLQPREYRVVVPAQGTLTGLDTVPINTPSPRSRSRWSLKIAWLVPEGTLLPAGGTLVRFDRSEAALALEQNRNTVAGYDHRLDKNSQDARTDTRLVELDQTGADQEYAFAQRQIRKDEDIFSRWEIQESIMNAALAQYRKGVLARKGELRGTLNQADQKILGIERDRAQAEVQSAEEILSSLEIRAPVPGVVIYRESWFHRLEVGGEVWPGQPLIDIASLSSFKGKIQVAEASIAGVKEGAPVGVRIASLPDQAFTGRVVKVARVAEQIVDEDPRKYFECEIALDVPADVLPRLKPGLRLTAEIETARQAGAFVVPKCAVIKKDNRFLVYVRDARNGYRERLVTIVDSDHGFFVLDGVRDGDVIALRHPYEKQQLHLPDFNAATTMTTGRRFIVIG; translated from the coding sequence TTGACCAAGAAGCTGCTCATCACCGCCGCTGTGCTGGCCGCCCTGGCGGCCGCCGGCTACTTGTTCGGCGGACCGGTCAGCCGCCGGATCTCCGCGTGGCTGCATCCGGCGGACGACGACCCGGTGCCCACCCTGAGTCTCCAGCCACGCGAATACCGCGTCGTGGTGCCAGCCCAGGGGACGCTCACGGGACTGGATACCGTCCCCATCAACACTCCCAGCCCCCGCAGCCGTTCCCGCTGGTCTCTCAAGATCGCCTGGCTCGTCCCCGAGGGAACCCTGCTCCCCGCCGGCGGCACCCTGGTGCGCTTTGACCGGAGCGAGGCGGCCCTGGCACTGGAGCAGAACCGGAACACCGTCGCCGGCTACGACCACCGCCTCGACAAGAACAGCCAGGACGCCCGCACCGACACCCGGCTGGTGGAACTGGACCAAACCGGCGCCGACCAGGAGTACGCGTTTGCTCAGCGGCAGATCCGCAAGGACGAGGACATCTTTTCGCGCTGGGAGATCCAGGAGTCCATCATGAACGCCGCCCTGGCCCAGTACCGCAAGGGCGTGCTCGCCCGCAAGGGGGAGCTGCGCGGCACGCTGAACCAGGCCGACCAAAAAATTCTGGGGATTGAGCGCGACCGGGCACAGGCCGAGGTCCAGTCCGCTGAAGAGATTCTCTCGTCGCTGGAAATCCGGGCCCCGGTGCCCGGCGTGGTCATCTACCGCGAGAGCTGGTTCCACCGTCTGGAAGTGGGCGGCGAGGTCTGGCCGGGACAACCGCTCATAGACATCGCCAGCCTCAGTTCGTTCAAGGGCAAGATCCAGGTGGCCGAGGCCAGCATCGCCGGCGTCAAGGAGGGCGCGCCGGTCGGCGTCCGGATCGCCTCGCTGCCCGACCAGGCCTTCACCGGCCGGGTGGTCAAGGTGGCCCGGGTGGCCGAGCAGATCGTCGACGAGGATCCCCGCAAGTACTTCGAGTGCGAGATCGCCCTCGACGTGCCGGCCGACGTGCTCCCCCGCCTCAAGCCCGGCCTGCGCCTGACGGCGGAGATCGAGACGGCCCGCCAGGCAGGCGCTTTCGTGGTGCCCAAGTGCGCAGTGATCAAAAAGGACAACCGCTTTCTCGTGTATGTCCGCGATGCGCGCAACGGCTACCGCGAGCGCCTCGTGACCATCGTCGACAGCGACCACGGCTTCTTCGTCCTCGACGGCGTCCGGGACGGCGACGTGATCGCCCTGCGCCATCCGTACGAAAAGCAACAGCTCCACCTGCCGGACTTCAACGCCGCCACCACCATGACCACCGGGCGGCGCTTCATCGTCATCGGCTAG
- a CDS encoding FtsX-like permease family protein, with amino-acid sequence MLISESFKVAFENLFRHKLRTTLTMLGIIFGVAAVLSMLAIGAGAEQESLTLIRNMGLRNIMVKAKEFAPNEQKIIRQDSPGLSRRDVAALRQALPDGSLAVGKKVVKTYQIFSRLGKSDSRVLAVNALYPQAMGLQLLAGTFFLPVDEAKANPVCVLGTTARRKLFGVNDPVGEPVKINEEWFTVVGVLADQYLQKDEFEGVKLENPSNDIYVPLAAYTAKFEPDPVANELDEIVIQIPEGADLAVQAALVSSMVGSMHRQIDDFNLVVPEKLLAQNRQTQQIFNVVMGAIASISLLVGGIGIMNIMLASVLERTNEIGLRRALGARRRDISRQFVLESVGLSAGGSLLGIALGFGIAQIVSVYSGWATVVTVWSVLLGVGVSCTVGLVFGIYPAQRAARISPIEALRHE; translated from the coding sequence ATGCTCATCAGCGAATCGTTTAAAGTCGCCTTCGAGAACCTGTTCCGGCACAAGCTGCGCACCACGCTCACCATGCTGGGGATCATCTTCGGCGTGGCGGCCGTGCTCTCCATGCTGGCCATCGGCGCCGGCGCCGAGCAGGAGTCGTTGACCCTGATCCGCAACATGGGCCTGCGCAACATCATGGTCAAGGCCAAGGAGTTCGCCCCCAACGAGCAGAAGATCATCCGCCAGGATTCGCCCGGCCTGAGCCGCCGCGACGTGGCGGCGCTCCGCCAGGCCCTGCCCGACGGCTCGCTTGCGGTGGGCAAGAAAGTTGTGAAGACCTACCAGATCTTCTCGCGCCTCGGCAAGAGCGACTCCCGCGTGCTGGCGGTGAACGCCCTCTACCCCCAGGCGATGGGCCTGCAGCTCCTGGCCGGCACCTTCTTCCTCCCGGTGGACGAGGCCAAGGCCAACCCGGTCTGCGTGCTGGGAACCACCGCGCGGCGCAAGCTGTTCGGCGTCAACGATCCCGTCGGCGAACCGGTCAAGATCAACGAGGAGTGGTTCACCGTGGTCGGTGTGCTGGCGGACCAGTACCTGCAGAAGGACGAGTTCGAGGGGGTGAAGCTGGAGAACCCCAGCAACGACATCTACGTCCCGCTGGCCGCCTACACGGCCAAGTTCGAACCCGATCCCGTGGCCAACGAACTCGACGAGATCGTCATCCAGATCCCCGAGGGGGCCGACCTGGCCGTCCAGGCGGCGCTGGTCTCCTCGATGGTGGGCAGCATGCACCGGCAGATCGACGACTTCAATCTCGTGGTGCCGGAGAAGCTCCTGGCCCAGAACCGCCAGACGCAGCAGATCTTCAACGTGGTGATGGGCGCCATCGCCTCCATCTCGCTGCTCGTGGGCGGCATCGGCATCATGAACATCATGCTTGCCTCGGTGCTGGAGCGCACCAACGAGATCGGGCTGCGCCGGGCGCTGGGCGCGCGCCGCCGCGACATCAGCCGCCAGTTCGTCCTCGAGTCTGTGGGCCTGAGCGCCGGAGGGTCGCTGTTGGGCATCGCGCTGGGGTTCGGCATCGCGCAAATCGTGTCGGTTTACTCCGGCTGGGCCACCGTGGTCACGGTGTGGTCCGTCCTGCTGGGTGTGGGCGTCTCGTGCACCGTCGGGCTGGTGTTCGGAATCTATCCGGCCCAGCGGGCGGCCCGGATCTCCCCCATCGAGGCTCTGCGCCACGAATAG
- the hemL gene encoding glutamate-1-semialdehyde 2,1-aminomutase: MDQTRSRALFAEALRCIPGGVNSPVRAFGSVGGTPPFIERGAGARLWDVDGNEYLDFVASWGPLILGHAYPPVIRRLEEALGKGTSFGAPVAVELALAQAICRLVPSVEKIRLVSSGTEATMSAIRLARGFTGRRKILKFEGCYHGHADAFLVKAGSGVATLGIPGCPGIPAEVSGLTLTVPYNDAAAVADMVRREAADLACVIVEPVAANMGVVPPADGFLPFLREITAAHGILLVFDEVITGFRLGLGGAQAHYGVTPDLTTLGKIIGGGLPVGAYGGRSDVMAHVAPEGPVYQAGTLSGNPLAVTAGLATLEALEQMERDEGLYARLARLGDHLADGIRRDLERLNLRLTLNTAGSMATLFFTDGAVRDFASAARSDTQRYGRYFWEMLRRGIYLAPSQFEACFVSAVHTEADLELFLRANYEALKVAFEK, from the coding sequence ATGGACCAGACACGCAGCCGCGCCCTCTTCGCCGAAGCCCTCCGGTGCATCCCCGGCGGGGTTAATTCGCCGGTGCGCGCCTTCGGATCGGTGGGCGGGACTCCGCCCTTCATCGAGCGGGGCGCCGGGGCCCGGCTCTGGGACGTCGACGGCAACGAGTATCTCGACTTCGTGGCGTCGTGGGGACCGCTGATCCTCGGACACGCGTACCCGCCGGTGATCCGGCGGCTGGAGGAGGCGCTCGGCAAGGGCACCTCGTTCGGTGCGCCGGTGGCGGTGGAGCTGGCGCTGGCCCAGGCCATCTGTCGGCTGGTGCCGTCGGTGGAAAAGATCCGGCTCGTGAGTTCGGGCACCGAGGCCACCATGAGCGCCATCCGGCTGGCGCGCGGATTCACCGGCCGCCGTAAGATCCTCAAGTTCGAGGGTTGCTACCACGGTCACGCCGACGCCTTCCTGGTGAAGGCGGGCTCCGGCGTCGCCACGCTGGGCATCCCGGGCTGCCCGGGGATTCCCGCGGAGGTGTCGGGGCTCACCCTGACCGTTCCGTACAACGACGCGGCGGCGGTGGCCGACATGGTCCGGCGCGAGGCGGCGGACCTGGCGTGCGTCATCGTGGAGCCGGTGGCGGCGAACATGGGCGTGGTGCCTCCGGCGGACGGCTTCCTCCCCTTCCTGCGCGAGATCACCGCCGCGCACGGCATCCTGCTGGTGTTCGACGAGGTGATCACCGGCTTCCGGCTGGGGCTGGGCGGCGCGCAGGCCCACTACGGCGTGACGCCGGACTTGACCACGCTCGGCAAGATCATTGGCGGCGGCCTGCCGGTGGGCGCCTACGGCGGCCGGTCGGACGTCATGGCCCACGTCGCCCCCGAGGGCCCCGTTTATCAGGCGGGAACGCTCTCCGGCAATCCGCTGGCGGTGACCGCCGGCCTGGCCACTCTGGAGGCGCTGGAGCAGATGGAACGGGACGAGGGCCTGTACGCGCGGCTGGCGCGGCTGGGCGACCACCTGGCCGACGGGATCCGCCGCGACCTGGAGCGGCTGAACCTCCGCCTGACCCTGAACACGGCGGGCTCCATGGCCACGCTGTTCTTCACCGACGGCGCGGTGCGGGACTTTGCCTCGGCAGCCCGGTCGGACACGCAGCGATATGGCCGCTACTTCTGGGAGATGCTCCGACGGGGGATCTATCTGGCGCCGTCTCAATTCGAGGCGTGCTTTGTTTCAGCGGTGCACACCGAAGCCGATCTGGAGCTGTTCCTGAGGGCCAACTACGAGGCCCTGAAAGTCGCCTTCGAAAAGTAA